AGATCTATTACTGTTAAGGAATATTTTGATTATATCAATAAACAGATAGATAACATGACCGATGAAGAATTATTACGGTTATTAGAAGAAATTGAGAATAGCAAAGAAGATTCTATAGAAGAACTTTACTATGATTTCGAAATAGCTTATCCAGTAGGGGTTAATACAAGTAAGATTGAAAATAACGATTACATTGATAATTTGAGCTTAAAGGGAGATATGTGGTACTCCACTTATCCATATTATGTTTTTGAGAATAATGAAGAAATTAATATAAATATAGAGGATTTAAATATAGGGCAAAAGGTGGCTTAGTGATGAAAGAAGTTAGTGCTCCGTATTTCAGATTTGAAAATTATGTGGTTGATTATATTCATTATAATTATAATCATCAAGCAAAATTAGAAAACAAGCCAATAGAAGTAAGATTTTCTTTAGCTGTCAACATAAATGTAAGAGAAGAAGAAAAAAAATCGACCGTTACATTAAAGTGTAACATATTTGGAAACGCAGAAGAGAATAATTTTCCTTTTAGTTTAGAAATTTCATTAACAGGTTATTTTAGAGGAAGTGAGAACATA
This Caldicellulosiruptor changbaiensis DNA region includes the following protein-coding sequences:
- a CDS encoding protein-export chaperone SecB encodes the protein MKEVSAPYFRFENYVVDYIHYNYNHQAKLENKPIEVRFSLAVNINVREEEKKSTVTLKCNIFGNAEENNFPFSLEISLTGYFRGSENIEREKFIELTKYNGTAILFPYLRSTVSDITKAANINPLILPVINVINFIKEQEKKDKENSGFQGE